A portion of the Rutidosis leptorrhynchoides isolate AG116_Rl617_1_P2 unplaced genomic scaffold, CSIRO_AGI_Rlap_v1 contig632, whole genome shotgun sequence genome contains these proteins:
- the LOC139884960 gene encoding uncharacterized protein encodes MVCERFQRSPETISRHFNEALLCVTSMANDIIKPLDPTFSNIPPHILYNERDIPFFKDCIGAIDRTHIQACVSANEQVPFIGRKGIATQNVMIACDFNMCFTFVSTGWEGSAHDTRVFYNAIRRPEMNFPHLSNGKYYLIDAGYLNIKGYLGPYRGNKYHISDFRRANGPLGLKEKFNKIYSSKHNMIERTFGVWKKK; translated from the exons ATGGTGTGCGAAAGATTTCAACGTTCTCCCGAAACTATAAGTAGACATTTCAATGAAGCACTTTTATGTGTGACAAGTATGGCCAATGATATTATCAAACCATTAGATCCTACATTTTCGAATATTCCCCCTCATATCCTATATAATGAAAGAGATATTCCCTTCTTTAAGGATTGTATTGGAGCAATTGACAGAACACATATACAAGCTTGTGTTTCCGCTAATGAGCAAGTTCCTTTTATTGGCCGAAAAGGGATTGCTACACAAAATGTCATGATTGCATGTGATTTTAATATGTGTTTCACATTTGTATCCACGGGATGGGAAGGGTCGGCACATGATACTCGTGTATTTTATAATGCCATAAGAAGACCGGAAATGAATTTTCCGCATCTGTCTAACG GAAAATATTATTTAATTGATGCCGGATATCTCAATATCAAAGGGTATTTGGGACCCTATAGAGGAAATAAGTACCACATATCAGATTTTCGTCGAGCAAATGGACCACTAGGGCTAAAAGAGAAGTTTAATAAGATATATTCGTCCAAACATAATATGATTGAACGCACGTTTGGCGTGTGGAAGAAGAAATGA